TAGCGCTTGAGGGCCAACTTTGTTGGCACTACCTCCTTCTTGCGCCCATCAGCATTTGATGCCATTTTGATGTAGCCCATAGCACTCAGGTTTTTCAAGCGGCCATGTAATGTTGCTTGAGAACCCAGATCTGAAAGTGAAATTAAATCACCCACTAATAGAGGGGTTTTTGAATGTGCGCAGTTAACAATCTTATCTAATAAGTTTTCTTCAATGGCATCGAGTTTCTTGCCGGGGTTAATTCGATCTAAAGCATCGATTAAATTGAGAAAGCGAAGATAAGATGAGGGCTTCGGTATGGCCATAATTTATTAGTATTTAATCCAGTTTAAGGGCTATTAGCTATAGGGCTAGTATATTCCCTAAGCATCACTTTTTCAAACGAAATTAGTTATAAAAAGCATTCATAATCAATGCATTCTCTAGCTTGCTTAAAGTAGCTTAGAAAAATAACTCGCGAAGAGCTGCTCCTGGATCGGCTGCTCGCATAAATGCTTCACCAACTAAGAATGCATTGATTTGATTGTTGCGCATCAGTTGCACATCAGTACGGCCCAATATCCCTGATTCAGTTACCAAAGTCTTATTTTTTGGAACCATGGCTAGAAGTGAGAGCGTGGTTTGTAGTGTTACCTCGAATGTCTTGAGATTCCGGTTATTGATGCCAAGTAAAGGCGTTTTAAGCTGTAGTGCTTGCTCTAGTTCTGGCGCATTGTGGACTTCAACTAAAACATCTAGGCCGAGTTCGTGAGCGCAAGCCTCAAGCTCCTTCATTTGATTCATCTCTAAGCAGGCGGCGATTAAGAGAATTGCATCTGCACCAATTGCACGCGCCTCATAAACTTGATATGGATCTATGGTGAAATCTTTACGAAGTACTGGAATGCTGCAAGCAGATCTGGCTTCTTGGAGATAGGCATTGCAGCCTTGAAAGTATTCAATATCAGTAAGCACTGATAAACAGGCGGCGCCATGCTTTTCATAAGACTGAGCAATTTCTGCGGGTTTAAAATTTTCTCGAAGAATTCCTTTGCTGGGACTCGCTTTTTTGATTTCGGTAATCACGCCAGCTTTGCCGGCAGCGATTTTTTGTTCAATTGAGGCAATAAAGCCACGCGGCTTTAGCTGAGCATCTTTGTTATTGAATTCGGCAATATCACGTTGGTTCCCAAGTGAGACCTGCCTAAGGTTGTTTGCAATCTCAATCTTCTTGGTTGCAACAATTTTATCGAGAATGTCGCTCATGGGTTTCATTTAGATTGGCTTGCTGCAACAAATGCGTCTAGCTTCTTGCGTGCGGCCCCAGATGAAATTGCAGCTTTGGCCATTTCTACCCCAGAAGCGATATCTTTAGCGACACCGGCAACATAAAGAGTTGCGCCTGCATTGAGGCACACAATATCACTCGCCGCGCCTGGTTTGTTATCGATTACATCCAATACGATTTGTTTTGATTCTTCCGCATTGGCTACTTTGAAGCTATTCGTGAGGGCGGTATTCAATCCAAAGTCTTTAGGGTGGATTTCATATTCGCGGACAACACCATTCTTAAGTTCACCCACAAGAGTAGAACCCTCTAGGGAGATCTCATCGAGGCCATCGCAACCATAAACCACCAGGGCGTGTTCCATGCCTAAGGCTTGCAGCACATGGGCTTGAATGCCAACAAGATCAGGATGAAATACGCCCATCAAGATTCGTTTTGCATCAGCAGGATTGGTAAGTGGCCCCAAGATATTAAAAATCGTCCGTACACCCAATTGCTTACGAATGGGCACCACGTTTTTCATGGCTGGGTGATGGTTGGGCGCAAACATAAAGCCGGCACCTACAGTGGCAATACATTTGGCAACTTGATCTGCGGAAAGTCCTAGATTTACACCCAGAGCTTCAAGTACATCAGCGCTACCAGATTTACTGCTCACGCTACGATTACCGTGCTTAGCAATTTTGGCTCCAGCGGCTGCAGCAACAAACATCGCTGCAGTGGAAATATTGAAGGTATGCGCGCCATCGCCCCCTGTACCCACAACGTCAACTAGATGTGTGCGATCTTCCACCTTAACTGGGGTTGCAAATTCACGCATGACTTGTGCAGCAGCAGCAATTTCTCCAACAGTCTCTTTTTTAGTACGCAGAGCTACTAATAGCCCGGCAACTAATTCAGGCGACATTTCGCCACTCATGATGAGTCGCATCATTGCAGTCATTTCATCATGAAAGAGTTCGCGATGTTCGATGCAGCGTTGTAGTGCTTCTTGTGGAGTAATTGGCATAGTGCTGTTTACTTATTCAGTAAGAAATTCTTGAGCAGTGCATGACCATGCTCAGAAAGAATGGACTCAGGATGGAATTGCACGCCTTGAACAGCGAGTTCGCGATGGCGCACACCCATGATCTCTCCATCAGAAGATGTGGCAGTTACCTCTAGCATCGCTGGTAAGGAACTCTTTTCAATAGCGAGTGAGTGATAGCGAGTAACTTTGAACGGATCCGGTAAGTTTTTGAAGACACCCACACCCGTGTGGTGAATTGAGTCAGTCTTACCGTGCATGACTTTCTGCGCACGAATGACCTTTCCGCCAAAAGCTTCACCAATCGCTTGATGTCCAAGACATACACCGAGAATCGGAATCTGTCCTGCGTAGCATTTGATGGTCGCCACTGATATGCCAGCTTCAGCTGGGCTGCATGGCCCAGGAGAGATGCAAATACGCGCCGGGTTGAGCTTCGCAATGTCTTCTACCGCGATTTCATCATTGCGAAGTACTTTGACCTCTTCACCTAACTCAGCAAAATACTGCACGAGGTTATAAGTAAAAGAATCGTAGTTATCAATCATTAGGAGCATCGAGTCCTCCTTGTACCAATTCTGCGGCGCTTAGAACTGCGCGTGCCTTGGCTTCAGTTTCTTTCCATTCGGCAGTAGGATCTGAGTCAGCCACAACACCGGCACCTGCTTGGGAATGTAGCATGCCCTCACGAATCACTCCAGTACGAATGGCGATTGCCACATCCATGTCCCCTGAGAAGGATAGATAACCTACTGCGCCGCCATAAACGCCACGTTTCACAATTTCCATTTCGTCAATAATTTCCATGGCACGAATTTTAGGCGCACCAGAAAGCGTTCCTGCTGGGAAGGTGGCTCGTAAGACATCCATATTGCTCATGTTCTCTAAAAGATCGCCTTCTACTGAACTCACAATGTGCTGCACATGAGAATATTTTTCAATCGACATGGAATCGGTGACTTTGACAGATCCCGTTTTGGCAATTCTGCCAACATCATTGCGAGCAAGATCAATCAGCATGACGTGTTCGGCAATTTCCTTTGGGTCTGCAAGCAATTCTTTGGCTAAGCGCTCATCTTCTTCTGGGTTAGCACCTCGTGGACGGGTGCCGGCAAGTGGGCGAATCGTCACAATTTTTTCTGCGGCACGTTTTTCTTGACGAACCAGAATTTCTGGAGATGAGCCCACAATTTGCATATCACCAAAATCATAGAAATACATATAGGGCGAAGGATTCAGTGAGCGGAGCGCTCTGTAGAGAGCTAATGGTGAGTCAGTAAATGGTTTGCTAATTCGTTGGCCAATCACAACCTGCATGCAGTCACCAGCCAAAATATATTCTTTGGTTTTACGAACTGCATCTTCAAAATCCGCAGCCTTAAATTTACGAATTAGATCAGTTTTTGCACTTGGCAATGATGCAGGCATATTCGCCAGTTTACTAAGACAAGTGAGTAATTCTTTTAAGCGATCTTGTGCTTTTTCAAAGCCATCAGGAATGCTTGGATCGGCATAAACAATGAAGTAAATCTTTCCAGCGACGTTATCAATCACAGCTAACTCTTCGGTTAGCATGAGTTGAATGTCGGGCACGCCGAGTTCATCCGGTAAATCATGTTTCGCTAGACGCGCTTCGATATAGCGAACGGTGTCATAACCAAAGTAACCAGCAAGACCACCACAAAAACGAGGTAGACCTGGTTGAACTGCAACCTTAAAACGTTTGAAATAAGCATCTACAAAATCTAGTGGATTATCAGTATTGGTCTCAACTACTTTGCCATCAGTAAGCACTTCATTTAACGGTGAAGTTGGAGTGCCAACCGTTCTGACAATAGTCTTGGCAGGTAAGCCAATAAACGAGAAGCGGCCAAAGCGCTCGCCTCCCAAAACTGATTCCAAAAGGTAAGTGTTTTTCTTGCCAAACGCTTGACTTATTTTGACGTAAAGCGAGAGTGGTGTTTCTAAGTCCGCAAGAACCTCTTTCACAAGGGGAATGCGATTGAAACCCTGCTTTGCTAGGGCATTAAATTCTTCGCGCTGCATTAGGATTTCCCAGTCTTTCCTAACTCAGCGCGCATTGCCTCAATCACTTGAGCGTAATTTTCTTTTCCAAAAATAGCTGACCCAGCAACAAAAGTATCGGCACCTGCTTGGGCAACTTGCGCAATATTATCCACTTTGATTCCACCATCAACTTCAAGGCGAATATGGCGACCTGTTTCTGCTTCATAGCGATCTAAACGTACGCGAACTTGTTCAATCTTATGAAGAGTGCTTGGAATGAAGGATTGACCACCAAAGCCTGGATTGACAGACATGAGCAGAACTAAGTCGAGCAATTCCAAGGTGTGATCTAAATGATCTAGTGGCGTTGCAGGGTTAAGTACGAGACCTGCTTGACACCCTTGATCACGAATTAAATTCAGCGTGCGGTTCACGTGCGGGCTAGCCTCGGGATGAAAGCTAATTAAATTAGCGCCAGCTTTTGCAAAATCGGGCACGATGCGATCTACGGGCTCAATCATGAGGTGAACATCAATCACTGCAGGCTTGCCATTTTTTAAGGTGTGCGGACGAATCGCCTCACAAACTAATGGACCAATAGTGAGGTTAGGAACGTAGTGGTTATCCATCACGTCAAAGTGAATCCAATCAGCACCGGCCGCAAGAACATCCTGAACTTCTTTGCCTAAGCAGGCAAAGTCAGCCGACAGAATGGAGGGGGCAATGAAGAATTCACGATTTGAGGATGATTTTTGGCTTTCCATCCCTAGATTCTAGCTTGCAGTTGGCCTTGGGATGGAGCAGAATTCGAGGATGAATCCCCATGAAATGAGCATTACGGTCAAAGCCCAGTACCTTCCAGAGCAATCTGACCCCGATAACCGCCAATTTGCCTTTGCTTATACGGTTACCATTCGCAATACTGGTCCGGCCAGTATTCAGTTGATTGCCCGCCATTGGTTCATCACGGATGGGGATAATGATGTCCAAGAGGTCCGTGGCTTAGGGGTAGTTGGGCAACAACCGTTATTGCGCGCTGGGGAGCAATTTGAGTACACCAGCTGGGCCACTTTACCCACTCCAGCAGGAACCATGCGAGGCGAATATTTTTGCGTTACCGAGGAAGCACAGATTTTTCAGGCGCCAATCCCTGAATTTGCTCTGGTGATGCCCCGAACCCTCCATTAGGGGGGGCTTGGAAAAACTATTTTTTCCCTTTGCCCGTCCATAGGACAATAAATAGCAATAGCCCCAAAGCAATAGCCCCTTCAATGACAAAGAGCAGCATTGGGTATTCATCGAGTAAATTGGCGATCATGATTTCTAAATTTAAATTATTTGAAGTAAGTGTATTCGCTATTCTGATTACGAGCCTAGTTGCTGGATGCTCGACACCACCCACCAGAAGCGCCGGCTATCGATCTAGCAGCTCTGGAGCAGCTCCCTCGTCTTATAGCTCATCAATAGCTAGCTTTAATGTAGTTTCTTGGCAAGCTTTACCCGGTTGGCAAGATGATGACTTGTCACAAGCTTGGCCGGCGTGGTTAAAAAGTTGTGATGCATTACGTAAGCGAAGCGGAGAGGTGAATTGGCGCCAGGTGTGTGCGCAAACTGCTAACGTATCAGCTCGTGATACTCAAGCGATTCGCTCATATTTTGAAAGCAATTTCCAGGCTTATGAAATTCGCAATAGCGCTGGAAGCGAAACAGGTTTAATTACGG
Above is a genomic segment from Polynucleobacter sp. MG-5-Ahmo-C2 containing:
- a CDS encoding aminodeoxychorismate/anthranilate synthase component II, which codes for MLLMIDNYDSFTYNLVQYFAELGEEVKVLRNDEIAVEDIAKLNPARICISPGPCSPAEAGISVATIKCYAGQIPILGVCLGHQAIGEAFGGKVIRAQKVMHGKTDSIHHTGVGVFKNLPDPFKVTRYHSLAIEKSSLPAMLEVTATSSDGEIMGVRHRELAVQGVQFHPESILSEHGHALLKNFLLNK
- the rpe gene encoding ribulose-phosphate 3-epimerase yields the protein MESQKSSSNREFFIAPSILSADFACLGKEVQDVLAAGADWIHFDVMDNHYVPNLTIGPLVCEAIRPHTLKNGKPAVIDVHLMIEPVDRIVPDFAKAGANLISFHPEASPHVNRTLNLIRDQGCQAGLVLNPATPLDHLDHTLELLDLVLLMSVNPGFGGQSFIPSTLHKIEQVRVRLDRYEAETGRHIRLEVDGGIKVDNIAQVAQAGADTFVAGSAIFGKENYAQVIEAMRAELGKTGKS
- the apaG gene encoding Co2+/Mg2+ efflux protein ApaG, which produces MNPHEMSITVKAQYLPEQSDPDNRQFAFAYTVTIRNTGPASIQLIARHWFITDGDNDVQEVRGLGVVGQQPLLRAGEQFEYTSWATLPTPAGTMRGEYFCVTEEAQIFQAPIPEFALVMPRTLH
- the trpD gene encoding anthranilate phosphoribosyltransferase; translation: MPITPQEALQRCIEHRELFHDEMTAMMRLIMSGEMSPELVAGLLVALRTKKETVGEIAAAAQVMREFATPVKVEDRTHLVDVVGTGGDGAHTFNISTAAMFVAAAAGAKIAKHGNRSVSSKSGSADVLEALGVNLGLSADQVAKCIATVGAGFMFAPNHHPAMKNVVPIRKQLGVRTIFNILGPLTNPADAKRILMGVFHPDLVGIQAHVLQALGMEHALVVYGCDGLDEISLEGSTLVGELKNGVVREYEIHPKDFGLNTALTNSFKVANAEESKQIVLDVIDNKPGAASDIVCLNAGATLYVAGVAKDIASGVEMAKAAISSGAARKKLDAFVAASQSK
- the trpE gene encoding anthranilate synthase component I; this translates as MQREEFNALAKQGFNRIPLVKEVLADLETPLSLYVKISQAFGKKNTYLLESVLGGERFGRFSFIGLPAKTIVRTVGTPTSPLNEVLTDGKVVETNTDNPLDFVDAYFKRFKVAVQPGLPRFCGGLAGYFGYDTVRYIEARLAKHDLPDELGVPDIQLMLTEELAVIDNVAGKIYFIVYADPSIPDGFEKAQDRLKELLTCLSKLANMPASLPSAKTDLIRKFKAADFEDAVRKTKEYILAGDCMQVVIGQRISKPFTDSPLALYRALRSLNPSPYMYFYDFGDMQIVGSSPEILVRQEKRAAEKIVTIRPLAGTRPRGANPEEDERLAKELLADPKEIAEHVMLIDLARNDVGRIAKTGSVKVTDSMSIEKYSHVQHIVSSVEGDLLENMSNMDVLRATFPAGTLSGAPKIRAMEIIDEMEIVKRGVYGGAVGYLSFSGDMDVAIAIRTGVIREGMLHSQAGAGVVADSDPTAEWKETEAKARAVLSAAELVQGGLDAPND
- the trpC gene encoding indole-3-glycerol phosphate synthase TrpC, producing the protein MSDILDKIVATKKIEIANNLRQVSLGNQRDIAEFNNKDAQLKPRGFIASIEQKIAAGKAGVITEIKKASPSKGILRENFKPAEIAQSYEKHGAACLSVLTDIEYFQGCNAYLQEARSACSIPVLRKDFTIDPYQVYEARAIGADAILLIAACLEMNQMKELEACAHELGLDVLVEVHNAPELEQALQLKTPLLGINNRNLKTFEVTLQTTLSLLAMVPKNKTLVTESGILGRTDVQLMRNNQINAFLVGEAFMRAADPGAALRELFF